Within the Halarcobacter mediterraneus genome, the region ATTTGGTTAATATCAATATTTCTTCTACATCCATGAATTGTATGGTTTCCTCCAATTGCTAAACCATCGCCATCCCCTGTGATACAGATTACTTTTTTTTCAGGATTTGCTAGTTTTATTCCAGTTGCATAGGCAATAGTTCTACCATGGGTTGTATGTACAGTGTTACAATTAATATATGAAGAGAACCTTCCTGAACAACCAATCCCAGACACAACACAAACATCATCCATATTCCAACCAAGTTTATCAATTGCACGGATTAATGCTTTTAATATTACACCATCTCCACAGCCCCAACACCATAAAGTTGGCATTTTATTTGTTCTTAAATATTCATCATAATTAAATGCCATTTTATAATCCTTTTACTTTTTCAATTATTTCTAAAGGAGCAATTGGTCTACCATTTGATTTAAATAAGGTTGCTAAATCTCTTCTTCCACTTGCTCTTTGTATTTCTTGAATATATTGACCCATATTTAATTCTATAACTAAAGTTTTTTCAATCTTATCACACCACTCTTTGATTTTATTTTCTGGACTTGGCCAAAGTGTAATAGGTCTAAATAATCCTATTTTAATACCTTCTTTTCTTAATCTACTTATAGCTTCTCTTACAGATAAAGCAACTGATCCATAAGCTATTATCATAATATCTGCATCATCTAACATATATTCTTCATAAGCTTCCACTTCATCAAGGTGGGCGTCTATTTTATTAAATAGCCTATTCATAAGATTTTGACAGGTATTTGCATCTTCTGTTGGATGACCTGTTTCATCATGATGTAAACCAGTAAAGTGATATCTATAGCCTTGAAACATTGGATTTAATATAGCAGGTTCATCTTCTTTTACCCCATAAGGTTTATAATCTTTAGGTGCTCCTTCAAAAACTCTTCTAGGGATAATACTATTTTTTATTTCTTCTAAATCAGGGATTATAGCTTTTCCACTCATATGTCCAATTGTTTCATCAAGTAGTAAAAAAACAGGTTGCATAAATCTATCTGCTAAGTTAAAGGCTCTTATTGTTTGAGTGTAACACTCTTCTAAAGTAGATGCACAAAGAGTAATTGATTTAAAGTCTCCATGTGTTGGAGCTTTTACTTGATTTATATCTCCTTGTTGTACTCTAGTAGGAAGTCCTGTTGATGGTCCACCTCTCATTACATCGATTATAACCAAAGGTACTTCTGCAATATAACCTAAACCAATATTTTCAGCTTTTAATGAAATTCCTGGTCCAGAAGTTGCTGTTAAGGCTCTTTTCCCACTCATTGCTGCTCCTAAAGCAGCACAAATTCCTGCAATTTCATCTTCCATTTGGATTGCAGCTCCACCATTTTTTGGTAATAAGTCTGATAATGTATGCATAATTTCACTTGATGGAGTAATAGGATAACCTCCAAAGAATTTACAGCCAGCATCAACAGCTGCAAGTGCTGCTAATTCATTACCTGTTGATATTAATTCTCTTGCCATTTTTACTCCTTAAGGCTCAAGTTTTCTATAATTGTTTTTTTTGATAGCTTCAGATCTTTGTTTTGCTTCTTCTGTAAGTTTTGCAAATTTAAACTCTTTTTTATCTGCTACATATATTGCAAAATCAGGACATGATAATTCACATTCCATACAGCCTATACATGAGTCTTTTTCTATAACTTCCACCATTGCCCCTAATGTTGAATGGGGTTCTTGTCTCATAGCAAGAACTCCAGCTGGACAAACTGATACACATACATCACATGCTTTACATCTATCTTCATTTACCCATACAGGAGTATTTGCAGGAGCATTCATTATTGACATATGTTCTCCTTTTCATTTTTTTTATAAATATATATACTTATTCTAAACTATTATTAAAGAATATTAACTAAATATTATATATAAAATATAATTAAAATATTCTGTCAAACACTTATTTTAAGGGAAGTTCAAAATCTTTGTAATATTGATAATTTATTCTTTTCTCTCACTAAATTTAAATATATTATTAGATATAATTGGAAAAATTTATTTAGGGGAAACTTTGCTTTTATATCAACCAAGTAATGGGTATTGTTACAATAGTGATACTCACTTTTTACATAATTTTATTTCTGAAAATTTAAAAAAATTTAAAAATATAAAAGGTAATTTACTTGATATTGGAAGTGGAAGCGGTATCTTAGGTTTATTAGTAGCAAGGGATTATGATAGATTAAAGCTTAACCAATGTGAAATTCAAGATGCTTTTCAAGAACTTTCTTATAAAAATGCACAGTGCAATAAAATAGAAACTTTCTTATATAAAGGGTCTTTTTTAGATTTAGAATTTGATAAGTTTTTTGATATATGTGTATCAAATCCACCTTTT harbors:
- a CDS encoding 4Fe-4S dicluster domain-containing protein, giving the protein MSIMNAPANTPVWVNEDRCKACDVCVSVCPAGVLAMRQEPHSTLGAMVEVIEKDSCIGCMECELSCPDFAIYVADKKEFKFAKLTEEAKQRSEAIKKNNYRKLEP
- a CDS encoding 2-oxoglutarate synthase subunit alpha, whose amino-acid sequence is MARELISTGNELAALAAVDAGCKFFGGYPITPSSEIMHTLSDLLPKNGGAAIQMEDEIAGICAALGAAMSGKRALTATSGPGISLKAENIGLGYIAEVPLVIIDVMRGGPSTGLPTRVQQGDINQVKAPTHGDFKSITLCASTLEECYTQTIRAFNLADRFMQPVFLLLDETIGHMSGKAIIPDLEEIKNSIIPRRVFEGAPKDYKPYGVKEDEPAILNPMFQGYRYHFTGLHHDETGHPTEDANTCQNLMNRLFNKIDAHLDEVEAYEEYMLDDADIMIIAYGSVALSVREAISRLRKEGIKIGLFRPITLWPSPENKIKEWCDKIEKTLVIELNMGQYIQEIQRASGRRDLATLFKSNGRPIAPLEIIEKVKGL